Proteins encoded together in one Microplitis mediator isolate UGA2020A chromosome 7, iyMicMedi2.1, whole genome shotgun sequence window:
- the LOC130670938 gene encoding 40S ribosomal protein S3a codes for MAVGKNKGLSKGGKKGIKKKIVDPFTRKDWYDVKAPSMFTTRQVGKTLVNRTQGTKIASEGLKSRVFEVSLADLQNDQDAERSFRKFRLIAEDVQGRSVLTNFHGMDLTTDKLRSMVKKWQTLIEANVDVKTTDGYLLRVFCIGFTNKDQLSQRKTCYAQHAQVRNIRRKMVSTITEDITKSDLKGVVSKLLPDAIAKDIEKACQGIYPLHDVYIRKVKVLKKPRFELSKLLELHGDGGSKTSEPGEAGSKVDRPEGYEPPVQESV; via the exons ATGGCGGTTGGTAAAAATAAGGGTTTGTCCAAAGGTGGAAAAAAAGGAATTAAAAAGAAGAT TGTAGATCCATTCACTCGTAAGGATTGGTATGATGTCAAGGCACCGTCCATGTTTACAACTCGCCAGGTCGGCAAAACTTTGGTTAACAGAACCCAAGGAACAA aaatagcTTCCGAAGGACTCAAATCGCGTGTTTTCGAAGTTTCGCTTGCGGATCTTCAAAATGATCAAGATGCTGAGAGATCTTTCCGTAAATTCCGTTTAATTGCGGAAGATGTTCAAGGAAGAAGTGTCCTCACTAATTTCCACGGTATGGATTTAACAACCGATAAGCTCCGATCTATGGTAAAAAAGTGGCAAACGTTGATTGAAGCCAACGTTGACGTAAAAACAACTGATGGTTATTTATTAAGAGTATTCTGCATTGGTTTCACCAACAAAGATCAACTTAGCCAGAGAAAAACGTGTTACGCTCAACATGCCCag GTCAGGAACATAAGACGGAAAATGGTATCTACAATTACAGAAGACATTACAAAGAGTGACTTAAAAGGTGTTGTCAGCAAGTTACTTCCGGATGCCATCGCTAAAGATATTGAAAAGGCATGTCAAGGAATTTATCCCCTACACGATGTTTACATTCGTAAAgttaaagttttgaaaaagCCTAGATTTGAACTCAGCAAATTACTTGAGTTACATGGGGATGGTGGAAGTAAGACCAGCGAACCTGGTGAAGCTGGATCAAAAGTGGATAGACCCGAAGGTTACGAACCTCCAGTTCAAGAATCAGTTTAA
- the LOC130670933 gene encoding nuclear pore complex protein Nup58 isoform X2 has product MANFSFGTPTTTAAATGFGTFGTPKSTTGFGLSTPAFGSTPVTGSLTFGTAAATPVTSAPTSNFNFGLTSSTATPAGNLLSNTGTTTAPPSLFGTPTTSATSLTGLNFGALAPSSSVGFGATTSAPTTGLNFGTTTTSSSLLGGTPSVSLFGAKPSGTSTVQASSTTSINKGLGGLDVSLSSKGFSHGGNGPTIAKENLIPNELTQTIESFKEYVKTQKSLSSDIARGSARPLNRCAEDTASLMEMLTTLGGSVQRDRALADKLKQDTAKALQNAEIAQRTHDTPAGLQYENTAPLMFFIELAENFEQDLMLFRSQIETTEKHIQTMMTPRALTPQELTMAMSKIHESLIAVAGRLQSVHSKVQQQKEQYLNLRKYILKDSTNVFEEIKSNGKSNRHSVGKITIGPTPFGPGNKSFLSSTTLNTNRQPSYGSANSMGN; this is encoded by the exons atggctaattttagCTTTGGTACACCAACCACTACAGCAGCTGCCACTGGTTTTGGAACATTTGGTACCCCAAA gtCCACAACAGGATTTGGATTATCAACTCCGGCATTTGGGTCAACACCAGTAACTGGTAGTTTAACATTTGGAACTGCTGCTGCAACTCCAGTAACGAGTGCACCAACgtcgaattttaattttggtttAACATCTTCAACGGCTACTCCTGCTGGCAATCTCTTGTCAAATACTGGAACAACTACAGCACCTCCTAGTTTATTTGGTACTCCAACAACTTCAGCAACCTCTCTAACAGGTCTTAATTTTGGAGCTCTTGCTCCATCGAGTTCTGTAGGTTTTGGGGCTACTACAAGTGCTCCAACAACTGGTTTGAATTTTGGAACAACTACTACTTCCTCAT caTTACTCGGTGGTACTCCTAGTGTAAGTTTATTCGGCGCCAAACCATCAGGAACATCAACTGTTCAAGCATCATCAACAACAAGCATTAATAAAGGACTCGGTGGTTTAGATGTTTCATTAAGTAGTAAAGGTTTTTCACATGGTGGTAATGGTCCGACAATAGCAAAAGAAAATCTTATTCCGAATGAACTTACGCAGACTATTGAAAGctttaa agaaTATGTTAAAACTCAAAAAAGCTTAAGCTCTGATATAGCAAGAGGTTCAGCACGACCACTAAATCGGTGCGCTGAAGATACTGCATCGTTGATGGAAATGCTAACGACTTTAGGTGGATCTGTTCAACGAGATCGTGCATTAGCTGATAAACTTAAACAAGACACTGCTAAAGCATTACAAAATGCTGAAATCGCACAAAGAACTCATGATACACCTGCTGGCTTACAATATGAAAATACAGCTCCGCTAATGTTTTTCATCGAATtagctgaaaattttgaacaagatTTGATGTTATTTAGATCACAAATTGAGACTACAGAAAAACATATTCAAACTATGATGACTCCAAGGGCATTAACACCCCAAG aatTAACAATGGCAATGAGTAAAATTCATGAATCATTAATAGCTGTTGCCGGTAGACTACAAAGTGTTCATAGTAAAGTACAACAGCAAAAAGAACAGTAccttaatttaagaaaatatattttgaaagatAGTACAAACGTATTCGaagaaattaaatcaaatgGTAAAAGTAATCGGCATAGCGTAGGCAAAATTACCATAGGTCCTACGCCTTTTGGTCcag gaaataaaagttttttatcatcGACAACATTAAATACGAATAGACAACCAAGTTATGGATCTGCCAATTCTATGg gaaattaa
- the LOC130670935 gene encoding transmembrane protein 185A isoform X1 — MNLQTLFQDFNPSKFLVHSCLMIFTALFALRLDEFIEWSYWSIFSPIWLWKGMVILGATVGSYVWWRHPHARLEGDAYVHYKAMLITLALHLILLMFELLVCDKLESDRHLWILVFIPLIFISIVSIAVCIWAVKHDRSFELELFCAVNVLQFIFLALKLDRFIAWSWEVVFVPLWALLCLSLVAVLYTIVFAAVLLRAPQVNARVRRTSLNSALAYTFLVVPILVFQVLLANKLDGVLTLNYTTIAAPLLLSHMTLIFMSFGAKGGNRWWFGIRKDFCHFLLGLCPLLQEYGNISYQPRNDQDQPPSEPMVSEKNEKHIKKIDLMKPVVPIVSIDMPD, encoded by the exons ATGAATCTGCAAACGCTTTTTCAAGACTTCAATCCgag taaatttttagtCCATTCATGTTTGATGATATTTACTGCATTATTTGCATTGAGACTAGATGAATTTATAGAATGGAGCTACTGGTCGATATTCAGTCCTATTTGGTTGTGGAAGGGTATGGTAATTTTAGGAGCTACAGTGGGTAGTTATGTTTGGTGGAGACATCCTCATGCAAGACTTGAAGGCGATGCTTATGTTCATTACAAGGCTATGTTGATAACTCTTGCcttacatttaattttattaatgttcGAATTATTAGTTTGTGATAAATTAGAATCAGATAGACATTTATGGATATTAGTATTTattccattaatttttatttcaattgtcTCTATAGCT gtTTGTATTTGGGCGGTAAAACACGATCGATCGTTCGAATTGGAGTTATTTTGCGCTGTCAATGTActacaatttattttcttggcTTTGAAACTTGATCGATTTATAGCGTGGAGTTGGGAAGTCGTTTTTGTTCCTCTTTGGGCACTTTTATGTTTATCATTAGTTGCTGTACTATATACCATAGTATTTGCAGCTGTATTATTAAGAGCACCACAAGTAAATGCTCGTGTTAGAAGAACGTCGTTGAATTCGGCTTTAGCGTATACTTTCCTCGTCGTGCCAATATTAGTATTTCAA gtaTTATTAGCAAATAAATTAGATGGAGTTTTGACGTTAAATTACACAACCATTGCTGCACCACTATTACTTTCTCATATGACACTTATATTTATGTCTTTTGGTGCTAAAGGTGGAAATAGAt gGTGGTTTGGAATACGAAAAGACTTTTGTCATTTTCTTTTAGGCCTCTGCCCACTTCTCCAAGAGTATGGCAATATTTCTTATCAACCAAGAAATGATCAGGATCAACCACCGTCAGAGCCAATGGTCTcggaaaaaaacgaaaaacatattaaaaaaatcgacctAATGAAACCTGTTGTGCCTATAGTTTCTATAGATATGCCTGATTGA
- the LOC130670935 gene encoding transmembrane protein 185B isoform X2 yields the protein MNLQTLFQDFNPSKFLVHSCLMIFTALFALRLDEFIEWSYWSIFSPIWLWKGMVILGATVGSYVWWRHPHARLEGDAYVHYKAMLITLALHLILLMFELLVCDKLESDRHLWILVFIPLIFISIVSIAVCIWAVKHDRSFELELFCAVNVLQFIFLALKLDRFIAWSWEVVFVPLWALLCLSLVAVLYTIVFAAVLLRAPQVNARVRRTSLNSALAYTFLVVPILVFQVLLANKLDGVLTLNYTTIAAPLLLSHMTLIFMSFGAKGGNRCLCPLLQEYGNISYQPRNDQDQPPSEPMVSEKNEKHIKKIDLMKPVVPIVSIDMPD from the exons ATGAATCTGCAAACGCTTTTTCAAGACTTCAATCCgag taaatttttagtCCATTCATGTTTGATGATATTTACTGCATTATTTGCATTGAGACTAGATGAATTTATAGAATGGAGCTACTGGTCGATATTCAGTCCTATTTGGTTGTGGAAGGGTATGGTAATTTTAGGAGCTACAGTGGGTAGTTATGTTTGGTGGAGACATCCTCATGCAAGACTTGAAGGCGATGCTTATGTTCATTACAAGGCTATGTTGATAACTCTTGCcttacatttaattttattaatgttcGAATTATTAGTTTGTGATAAATTAGAATCAGATAGACATTTATGGATATTAGTATTTattccattaatttttatttcaattgtcTCTATAGCT gtTTGTATTTGGGCGGTAAAACACGATCGATCGTTCGAATTGGAGTTATTTTGCGCTGTCAATGTActacaatttattttcttggcTTTGAAACTTGATCGATTTATAGCGTGGAGTTGGGAAGTCGTTTTTGTTCCTCTTTGGGCACTTTTATGTTTATCATTAGTTGCTGTACTATATACCATAGTATTTGCAGCTGTATTATTAAGAGCACCACAAGTAAATGCTCGTGTTAGAAGAACGTCGTTGAATTCGGCTTTAGCGTATACTTTCCTCGTCGTGCCAATATTAGTATTTCAA gtaTTATTAGCAAATAAATTAGATGGAGTTTTGACGTTAAATTACACAACCATTGCTGCACCACTATTACTTTCTCATATGACACTTATATTTATGTCTTTTGGTGCTAAAGGTGGAAATAGAt GCCTCTGCCCACTTCTCCAAGAGTATGGCAATATTTCTTATCAACCAAGAAATGATCAGGATCAACCACCGTCAGAGCCAATGGTCTcggaaaaaaacgaaaaacatattaaaaaaatcgacctAATGAAACCTGTTGTGCCTATAGTTTCTATAGATATGCCTGATTGA